One region of Paucibacter aquatile genomic DNA includes:
- a CDS encoding porin, with the protein MKTKRGSQVLGRGLALAVLCSSAGLAAAQSSVTIFGVMDVGVQRLSNGGKNLSLVSIDGMQTSRIGFRGTEDLGNGLSASFHLEGAVGPDVGSGGDWRRRATVSVSDKAAGEVRLGRDYVPTFWNISRFNAFGTNGVGAASNLVYGFDGASSTAKTVIRSDNSVGYFLPSNLGGIYGQAMMAAGEGSTGKYVGGRLGYAQGSLDVAGAWSETTNTAAGTKFKVGNLGGSYTVDAFKLLGLYHVSKQATREQTNWVLGGTYTQGAHVLRFSHVRSKNRDSANGSDYSGKLLALGYVYNLSKRSSIYATTSRVQNSATGKFLIPGGSAVLAGQSSTGTELGIYHSF; encoded by the coding sequence ATGAAAACGAAGCGTGGATCTCAAGTCCTGGGCCGCGGCCTGGCTCTGGCTGTGTTGTGCAGCAGCGCCGGCTTGGCCGCTGCGCAGAGCTCGGTGACGATTTTCGGCGTCATGGACGTGGGCGTGCAGCGCCTGTCCAACGGTGGCAAGAACCTGTCCCTGGTCAGCATCGACGGCATGCAGACCAGCCGCATCGGCTTTCGCGGCACTGAGGATCTGGGCAATGGACTGAGCGCCAGCTTCCACCTCGAAGGCGCGGTGGGCCCCGATGTGGGTTCGGGCGGTGACTGGCGCCGCCGCGCGACCGTCAGCGTCAGCGACAAGGCGGCCGGTGAGGTGCGCCTGGGCCGCGACTATGTGCCCACCTTCTGGAACATCAGCCGCTTCAATGCCTTCGGCACCAACGGTGTCGGTGCCGCCAGCAATCTGGTCTATGGCTTCGACGGCGCCTCGTCCACGGCCAAGACGGTGATCCGCTCGGACAACTCGGTCGGCTACTTCCTGCCCTCGAATCTGGGCGGCATCTACGGCCAGGCCATGATGGCCGCGGGCGAGGGGTCGACCGGCAAATATGTGGGCGGCCGCCTGGGCTATGCGCAAGGGTCACTCGATGTGGCCGGCGCCTGGTCAGAGACCACCAACACCGCGGCCGGCACCAAGTTCAAGGTGGGCAATCTGGGCGGCAGCTACACGGTTGATGCCTTCAAGCTGCTCGGCCTGTATCACGTCAGCAAACAGGCCACGCGCGAGCAGACCAATTGGGTGCTGGGCGGCACCTACACCCAGGGCGCCCATGTGCTGCGTTTCAGCCATGTGCGCTCCAAGAACCGCGACAGCGCCAACGGCAGCGACTACAGTGGCAAGCTGCTGGCCCTGGGGTATGTCTACAACCTGTCCAAGCGCAGCTCGATCTACGCCACCACCTCGCGGGTGCAGAACAGCGCGACCGGCAAGTTCCTGATCCCTGGCGGCTCGGCCGTGCTGGCAGGGCAGAGCTCGACCGGCACGGAATTGGGCATCTATCACTCGTTCTGA
- a CDS encoding sensor histidine kinase: protein MPESSSVSSEASSRWSRLSMRSRLLLGILLPVGLLVAINTVSLYREALSAVDTAYDRTLLASAKAIGELLSVEGSPQGPRLRASVPYSALETFESGNSTRLYFKVSGFQGEMLAGYEDLPAWKGPLPQRSKYAALVDFYDGFYRGEPVRMAVLLQPVAGQAGIGQATIQVAETLDLRHALARQVLLDTLWRQATMLAVIAGVVWLVVQRSTRPVRALSELIQSREADDLRPLPSAPSGLPAELQPLIAATNEALTRQARLLEHQKRFVRDASHQLRTPLAVLKVQVQSARQGDVEPMQALAEIDTTVARATQVANQMLALAKAEQMRQQGDQPHAAMPRQDWAEVTRAVALDLAPLIVQRGLDFDISTEPAPIASHEWALRELTRNLLHNAILHTPAGGRLTIELRGLDELARLTIADSGPGLSPAQQARLFLPFASGDNPSGSGLGLAICHALVMSLNGRIALSNRLGAEGQVGGLDAVVELPRAGT, encoded by the coding sequence ATGCCTGAGTCTTCAAGCGTTTCCAGCGAAGCGAGCTCACGCTGGAGCCGGCTGTCCATGCGCAGCCGCCTGCTGCTGGGCATCTTGCTGCCGGTGGGCCTGCTGGTGGCCATCAACACCGTCAGCCTCTACCGCGAGGCCCTGAGCGCCGTCGACACGGCCTATGACCGCACCCTGCTGGCCTCGGCCAAGGCGATCGGTGAGCTGCTCAGCGTGGAGGGCTCGCCGCAAGGCCCGCGGCTGCGCGCCAGCGTGCCCTATTCGGCGCTGGAGACTTTCGAGTCGGGCAACAGCACGCGGCTGTATTTCAAGGTCAGCGGCTTCCAGGGCGAGATGCTGGCCGGCTACGAGGACCTGCCGGCCTGGAAAGGCCCCCTGCCCCAACGCAGCAAGTACGCCGCCCTGGTGGATTTTTACGATGGCTTCTACCGCGGCGAGCCGGTGCGCATGGCCGTGCTGCTGCAGCCGGTGGCCGGCCAGGCCGGCATCGGCCAGGCCACCATCCAGGTGGCCGAAACCCTGGACCTGCGCCACGCCCTGGCCCGCCAGGTACTGCTGGACACGCTCTGGCGCCAGGCCACCATGCTGGCGGTGATTGCCGGCGTGGTCTGGCTGGTGGTGCAGCGCTCGACGCGGCCGGTGCGCGCGCTCAGCGAGCTGATCCAGTCGCGCGAGGCCGATGACCTGCGCCCGCTGCCCAGCGCTCCGAGCGGCCTGCCGGCCGAGCTGCAGCCGCTGATCGCGGCCACCAACGAAGCCCTGACCCGCCAGGCCCGGCTGCTGGAGCACCAGAAGCGCTTTGTGCGCGATGCCTCGCACCAGCTGCGCACGCCGCTGGCCGTGCTCAAGGTGCAGGTGCAATCGGCCCGGCAAGGCGATGTCGAGCCCATGCAGGCCCTGGCCGAGATCGACACCACCGTGGCCCGCGCCACCCAGGTCGCCAACCAGATGCTGGCCCTGGCCAAGGCCGAGCAGATGCGCCAGCAGGGCGACCAACCCCATGCCGCCATGCCGCGCCAGGACTGGGCCGAGGTGACACGCGCCGTGGCCCTGGACCTGGCGCCCCTGATCGTGCAGCGCGGCCTGGATTTCGACATCAGCACCGAGCCCGCCCCCATCGCCAGCCACGAATGGGCCTTGCGCGAGCTGACCCGCAATCTGCTGCACAACGCCATCCTACATACGCCTGCTGGCGGGCGGCTGACGATCGAGCTGCGCGGTCTGGACGAGCTGGCGCGGCTGACCATTGCCGACAGCGGCCCGGGCCTCTCGCCGGCGCAGCAGGCGCGCCTCTTCCTGCCCTTTGCGAGCGGCGACAACCCCTCCGGCTCAGGCCTGGGCCTGGCCATCTGCCACGCCCTGGTGATGTCGCTGAACGGCCGCATCGCGCTCAGCAACCGACTCGGGGCGGAGGGGCAGGTGGGCGGGCTGGACGCGGTGGTGGAACTGCCCCGGGCCGGCACCTGA
- a CDS encoding Bug family tripartite tricarboxylate transporter substrate binding protein: MRRDTFLKSLAALAAAGALPELASASANIKMMIPANPGGGWDTTGRALGKALQDAGMASSVQYENKGGAAGAIGLAQFVNASKGDGNALMVMGAVMLGGIITGKPPVSLTQATPIARLTSEYNVFVLPSNSPLKTMKDVVEQMKKDPGSVKWGGGSRGSTEHVAAAMIARDVGVDAAKINYVPFRGGGEATAAILGGNVTVGGSGYSEFAQYIESGKMRPIAVTAPTRLKGLNVPTLRELGINVEIGNWRGVYAPPGISMEQHKALTDMMTLVFRNKSWIEALEKNGWTPALLTGKAFADFVDQEFAMLRAVMVKSGMI; this comes from the coding sequence ATGCGTCGCGACACCTTTCTGAAATCCCTGGCCGCCCTGGCTGCCGCCGGCGCCTTGCCGGAGCTGGCGAGCGCCAGCGCCAACATCAAGATGATGATCCCCGCCAACCCGGGCGGCGGCTGGGACACCACCGGTCGTGCCCTGGGCAAGGCCTTGCAGGACGCGGGCATGGCGTCCTCGGTGCAGTACGAGAACAAGGGTGGCGCAGCCGGTGCCATCGGCCTGGCCCAATTCGTCAACGCCAGCAAGGGCGATGGCAACGCGCTGATGGTCATGGGCGCGGTGATGCTGGGCGGCATCATCACCGGCAAGCCGCCGGTCAGCCTGACGCAAGCCACCCCGATCGCGCGCCTGACCAGCGAGTACAACGTCTTTGTGCTGCCGTCCAACTCGCCGCTCAAGACCATGAAGGACGTGGTCGAGCAGATGAAGAAAGACCCCGGCAGCGTGAAATGGGGCGGCGGCTCGCGCGGCTCGACCGAGCATGTGGCGGCAGCCATGATCGCCCGCGATGTTGGTGTGGATGCGGCCAAGATCAACTACGTGCCCTTCCGCGGCGGCGGCGAGGCCACGGCCGCCATCTTGGGTGGCAATGTCACCGTCGGTGGCAGCGGCTACAGCGAGTTCGCCCAGTACATCGAGAGCGGCAAGATGCGCCCCATCGCCGTGACCGCGCCGACCCGGCTCAAGGGCCTGAACGTGCCGACGCTGCGCGAACTGGGCATCAATGTCGAGATCGGCAACTGGCGCGGCGTCTACGCGCCCCCGGGCATCAGCATGGAGCAGCACAAGGCGCTGACCGACATGATGACCCTGGTCTTCCGCAACAAGAGCTGGATCGAGGCGCTGGAGAAGAACGGCTGGACCCCGGCACTGCTGACCGGCAAGGCCTTTGCCGATTTCGTGGACCAGGAGTTCGCCATGCTGCGGGCCGTGATGGTCAAGTCCGGAATGATCTGA
- a CDS encoding tripartite tricarboxylate transporter permease — MELWNQLLGGFMTAGTPVNLLWAFLGCVIGTGIGVLPGLGPAVTVAMLLPITSQVEPTASMIFFAGIYYGAMYGGSTTSILLNTPGETGTMVTALEGFKMAKSGRAGAALATSAIGSFVAGTIATVLVTLFAPVMAEFAVTLGPPEYFCLMLLAFTTVSAVLGKSTLRGMTALFIGLAMGLVGLDQITAQVRYTGGVPEFMDGIEAVLVAVGLFAVGETLYNALYEGRSTQEINKMSSVHMTGSEWRRSWPAWLRGTVIGFPFGTIPAGGSEIPTFLSYAAERKLSKHPEEFGTTGAIEGVAGPEAANNAAVTATLVPLLTLGIPTSVTAAIMLSALQNYGIQAGPQLFQTSSTLVWALIASLYIGNVMLLVLNLPLVGLWVKLLKIPKPQLYAGILIFATVGVYGMRQSAFDLVVMLAIGLLGVVMRRFDFPTAPVVVGMILGPIAEAQMRNALSIGEGHWGVFVQRPMSAGLLALVVLVLVLPRLWPRVVRWREVRLAAQRNAAHTT; from the coding sequence ATGGAACTCTGGAATCAGCTGCTCGGCGGCTTCATGACGGCCGGCACGCCGGTCAATCTGCTCTGGGCCTTTCTGGGCTGTGTGATCGGCACCGGCATCGGTGTGCTGCCGGGCCTGGGCCCGGCGGTGACGGTGGCCATGTTGCTGCCCATCACCTCCCAGGTCGAGCCCACGGCCTCGATGATTTTCTTCGCCGGCATTTACTACGGTGCCATGTACGGCGGATCCACCACCTCCATCCTGCTCAACACCCCCGGTGAGACCGGGACCATGGTGACGGCGCTGGAGGGCTTCAAGATGGCCAAGAGCGGCCGCGCCGGTGCGGCCCTGGCCACCTCGGCCATCGGCTCCTTCGTGGCCGGCACGATTGCCACCGTGCTGGTGACGCTGTTCGCGCCGGTCATGGCCGAGTTCGCCGTGACCCTCGGCCCGCCGGAATACTTCTGTCTGATGCTGCTGGCCTTCACCACCGTCAGCGCGGTGCTGGGCAAGAGCACGCTGCGCGGCATGACGGCCTTGTTCATCGGACTGGCCATGGGCCTGGTCGGCCTGGACCAGATCACCGCGCAGGTGCGCTACACCGGCGGCGTGCCCGAGTTCATGGACGGCATCGAGGCGGTGCTGGTGGCCGTGGGCTTGTTTGCGGTGGGCGAGACCTTGTACAACGCGCTCTACGAGGGCCGGAGCACGCAAGAGATCAACAAGATGAGCAGCGTGCACATGACAGGCAGCGAGTGGCGCCGCTCCTGGCCGGCCTGGCTGCGTGGCACAGTGATCGGTTTCCCCTTCGGCACCATCCCGGCCGGTGGCTCGGAGATTCCGACCTTTCTGAGCTATGCCGCCGAGCGCAAGCTGAGCAAGCACCCGGAGGAGTTTGGCACCACCGGCGCCATCGAAGGCGTGGCCGGCCCCGAGGCCGCCAACAATGCCGCGGTGACCGCCACTCTGGTGCCGCTGCTGACCCTGGGCATCCCGACCTCGGTGACCGCGGCCATCATGCTCTCGGCTCTGCAGAACTACGGCATCCAGGCCGGACCGCAGCTGTTCCAGACCTCGTCCACCCTGGTCTGGGCCCTGATCGCCTCGCTCTACATCGGCAATGTGATGCTGCTGGTGCTGAACCTGCCCTTGGTGGGCCTGTGGGTCAAGCTGCTCAAGATCCCCAAGCCGCAGCTCTACGCCGGCATCCTGATCTTCGCCACCGTGGGGGTCTACGGCATGCGCCAGAGTGCGTTCGATTTGGTCGTCATGTTGGCCATCGGCTTGCTGGGCGTGGTGATGCGCCGCTTTGACTTCCCGACCGCACCGGTGGTGGTGGGCATGATTCTGGGCCCGATTGCCGAGGCGCAGATGCGCAATGCCCTGTCTATCGGCGAGGGCCACTGGGGTGTGTTCGTGCAGCGGCCCATGTCGGCCGGCCTGCTGGCGCTGGTGGTGCTGGTGCTGGTCTTGCCGCGGCTGTGGCCGCGGGTGGTGCGCTGGCGTGAGGTGAGGCTGGCGGCGCAGCGCAATGCGGCGCACACCACCTGA
- a CDS encoding tripartite tricarboxylate transporter TctB family protein produces MATETSSSSVLHQSLVGGGALLIGALMAYGATFIPSDAGYAGVGPNALPWLVSVVLMICGTWLIWEARSGGYRAMETPSGAAQGDWKAVAWVVAGVLANAGLITVVGFILACALCFTLAVRGLRMSEGRPGGDLRQTVIDGVSGVLIAAPVFWLFTKLLAIQLPGLTASGWL; encoded by the coding sequence ATGGCGACCGAAACTTCTTCTTCCTCCGTGCTGCACCAGAGCCTGGTCGGCGGTGGCGCACTGCTGATCGGCGCGCTGATGGCGTACGGCGCCACCTTCATTCCTTCCGATGCCGGCTACGCCGGTGTCGGCCCCAATGCCTTGCCCTGGCTGGTCTCGGTGGTGCTGATGATCTGCGGCACCTGGCTGATCTGGGAAGCGCGCAGCGGCGGTTACCGCGCCATGGAGACGCCCTCGGGCGCGGCCCAGGGCGACTGGAAGGCGGTGGCCTGGGTGGTGGCGGGTGTGCTCGCCAATGCCGGCCTGATCACCGTGGTCGGCTTCATCCTGGCGTGTGCCTTGTGCTTCACCCTGGCGGTGCGTGGCCTGCGCATGTCGGAAGGCCGCCCCGGCGGCGATCTTCGCCAGACCGTGATCGACGGCGTCAGCGGCGTGCTGATTGCCGCGCCGGTCTTCTGGCTCTTCACCAAACTGCTGGCCATCCAGCTGCCCGGCCTGACGGCCAGCGGCTGGCTCTGA
- a CDS encoding response regulator transcription factor produces MKLLVIEDNLAMQTTLQRSFERRGFRVSTCDDGERALSRWRASLPDVVLLDLSMPGRDGLDVLSEARAEGLDTPVIIITARGTLGDRILGLNIGADDYLPKPFDLDELEARVRALVRRRGPQGSNPHGADDRPLTPEFCGLRADPDSGAVYLRGQPLDLAPREAALLRALLAKPGQAVAKERLFDLVFAGASEALPDAIEVVAYRLRKKLAASDSSARLATLRGLGYLLQAEAGDA; encoded by the coding sequence ATGAAACTCTTGGTGATCGAGGACAACCTGGCGATGCAAACCACGCTGCAGCGATCCTTCGAGCGCCGCGGCTTTCGCGTCAGCACCTGTGACGATGGCGAGCGTGCCCTCTCGCGCTGGCGCGCCAGCCTGCCCGATGTCGTGCTGCTGGACCTGTCCATGCCGGGCCGCGATGGCCTCGATGTGCTCAGCGAAGCGCGCGCCGAAGGCCTGGACACCCCCGTCATCATCATCACCGCGCGCGGCACCCTGGGTGACCGCATCCTCGGTCTCAACATCGGGGCCGACGACTACCTGCCCAAACCCTTTGACCTGGACGAGCTGGAAGCCCGCGTGCGCGCCTTGGTGCGCCGGCGCGGCCCGCAAGGCAGCAACCCGCACGGCGCCGACGACCGGCCCCTGACGCCCGAGTTCTGCGGACTGCGCGCCGACCCCGACAGCGGTGCCGTCTACCTGCGCGGCCAGCCTCTGGACCTGGCGCCGCGCGAGGCCGCCCTGCTGCGCGCCCTGCTGGCCAAGCCCGGCCAGGCGGTGGCCAAGGAGCGCTTGTTCGACCTGGTGTTTGCCGGTGCGAGCGAGGCGCTGCCTGATGCCATCGAGGTGGTGGCCTACCGCCTGCGCAAAAAGCTGGCCGCCAGCGACAGCAGCGCCCGCCTGGCCACCTTGCGCGGCCTCGGATACCTGCTGCAGGCCGAAGCCGGCGATGCCTGA
- the grpE gene encoding nucleotide exchange factor GrpE, giving the protein MTTDTPTPQEPIPETSAAETGADSAATKLAEVEARLAEMSDAYLRAKAEVENIRRRSEEEMSKARKFAVESFAESMLPVMDSMDAAIALPDAKVETVLEGVHATRRQLASALERNKVLEINPSAGTKFDPHQHQAISVVPAEQEPNTVVMVLQKGYSIAERVLRPALVTVTAPK; this is encoded by the coding sequence ATGACCACAGACACTCCCACCCCCCAAGAGCCGATCCCCGAGACCTCTGCCGCCGAGACCGGCGCGGACAGCGCTGCGACCAAGCTGGCCGAGGTGGAAGCCCGCCTGGCCGAGATGTCGGACGCCTACCTGCGCGCCAAGGCCGAGGTGGAGAACATCCGCCGCCGCTCGGAAGAAGAAATGTCCAAGGCCCGCAAGTTCGCCGTGGAATCCTTCGCCGAATCCATGCTGCCCGTGATGGACAGCATGGACGCCGCCATCGCCCTGCCCGACGCCAAGGTCGAGACGGTGCTGGAAGGCGTGCACGCCACCCGCCGCCAGCTGGCCTCGGCCCTGGAGCGCAACAAGGTGCTGGAGATCAACCCCAGCGCCGGCACCAAGTTCGACCCGCACCAGCACCAGGCCATCTCGGTCGTGCCGGCCGAGCAAGAGCCCAACACGGTGGTCATGGTCCTGCAAAAGGGCTACTCCATCGCCGAGCGCGTGCTGCGCCCGGCCCTGGTGACCGTCACCGCCCCGAAATAA
- the hemH gene encoding ferrochelatase yields MSMMKPEPAYRHGSAPKTALLFCNLGTPEAPTAAALRTYLAQFLSDPRVVEIPRLIWMLILHGIILRVRPAKSAAKYATVWLPEGSPLKVWTERQSKLLQGLLGERGHRLSVRYAMRYGQPSIAAQLDALRTEGATRVLVLPAYPQYSGATTASVIDDVARWSLQTRHLPELRFINRYYDQPQHIAALADSVRRHWAEHGRSDKLVMSFHGMPARTLALGDPYHCECLKTGRLLAEALGLSREQWLVTFQSRFGKAKWLEPYTEPSLIKLAQEGLKSVTLICPGFSADCLETLEEINQEAREAFLHAGGQRFSYVPCLNDDPAGLRALADLAEQHLQGWPTREVADASALAAQRERALALGAKD; encoded by the coding sequence ATGAGCATGATGAAGCCTGAACCCGCCTACCGCCACGGTAGCGCCCCCAAGACCGCCCTCCTCTTCTGCAACCTCGGCACGCCCGAGGCGCCCACGGCCGCTGCGCTGCGCACCTACCTCGCTCAGTTCCTGAGCGACCCGCGGGTGGTTGAGATCCCGCGCTTGATCTGGATGCTGATCCTGCACGGCATCATCCTGCGCGTGCGCCCGGCCAAGTCAGCGGCCAAGTACGCCACCGTCTGGCTGCCAGAAGGCTCTCCGCTCAAGGTCTGGACCGAGCGTCAGTCCAAGCTGCTGCAAGGCCTGCTGGGCGAGCGTGGCCACCGCCTCAGCGTGCGCTACGCCATGCGCTACGGTCAGCCGTCCATCGCTGCCCAGCTTGATGCCCTGCGTACCGAAGGCGCCACCCGTGTGCTGGTGCTGCCAGCCTACCCGCAGTACTCGGGCGCCACCACCGCCAGCGTGATCGACGACGTGGCGCGCTGGAGCTTGCAGACCCGCCACCTGCCCGAGCTGCGTTTCATCAACCGCTACTACGACCAGCCCCAGCACATCGCCGCCCTGGCGGACAGCGTGCGCCGCCACTGGGCCGAGCACGGCCGCAGCGACAAGCTGGTGATGAGTTTCCACGGCATGCCGGCCCGCACCCTGGCCCTTGGTGATCCCTATCACTGCGAATGCCTGAAGACCGGCCGCTTGCTGGCCGAGGCCCTGGGGCTCAGTCGCGAGCAATGGCTGGTGACCTTCCAGAGCCGCTTCGGCAAGGCCAAATGGCTGGAGCCCTACACCGAACCCAGCCTGATCAAGCTGGCCCAGGAGGGCCTGAAGAGCGTCACCCTGATCTGCCCCGGATTCAGCGCCGACTGCCTGGAGACGCTGGAAGAAATCAACCAGGAAGCGCGCGAAGCGTTCCTGCACGCGGGCGGCCAACGCTTCAGCTATGTGCCCTGCCTGAACGACGACCCGGCCGGCTTGCGCGCCCTGGCCGACCTGGCCGAACAGCATCTGCAAGGCTGGCCCACGCGCGAGGTGGCTGATGCCTCCGCCCTGGCGGCACAGCGCGAACGCGCGCTGGCCCTGGGCGCCAAGGACTGA
- a CDS encoding adenylate/guanylate cyclase domain-containing protein: protein MADIRERTVLFADLRGSTALFETLGNAEASALVTHTVNLIARAVDECNGRLIKTLGDGLMAVFEVPRDGVKSAIRMHEFLEHLVARGKQQGSASLRALRMQVALARGEVVELNGDCFGDAVNVAARLLDHAGDNETLITAEVLAGLPSTQKLRFRSLDLIALRGRAEPVHVHVLDQPNQSDMAATQFGEVVHAVEPDGIRLVWMDLDRVFDIDSMPIVLGRSVQATYCITDGRVSRSHARIDWHGGSFSITDLSYNGTFVRFGLDGEIVSLKRGSCTLHGSGAIGLGSPPVDPTSPTVRFEVLHFADTEPLQLGSASSKPGSNASQH from the coding sequence ATGGCCGACATCCGGGAACGCACTGTTTTGTTTGCCGATTTGCGCGGCAGCACAGCACTGTTCGAGACCCTGGGCAATGCCGAAGCCTCGGCCCTGGTCACCCACACCGTGAACCTGATCGCGCGTGCGGTCGACGAGTGCAATGGCCGCCTGATCAAGACCCTGGGCGACGGGCTGATGGCGGTGTTCGAGGTGCCGCGCGATGGCGTCAAGTCCGCCATCCGCATGCACGAGTTTCTGGAGCACCTGGTGGCGCGCGGCAAGCAGCAGGGTTCGGCCAGCCTGCGCGCCCTGCGCATGCAGGTGGCCCTGGCGCGCGGCGAGGTGGTGGAGCTCAACGGTGACTGCTTCGGCGATGCCGTCAATGTGGCCGCCCGCCTGCTCGACCACGCCGGCGACAACGAAACCCTGATCACCGCCGAGGTGCTCGCCGGCCTGCCCAGCACGCAAAAGCTGCGCTTTCGCAGCCTGGATCTGATCGCTCTGCGCGGCCGGGCCGAGCCGGTGCATGTCCATGTGCTGGACCAACCCAACCAGAGCGATATGGCGGCCACGCAGTTTGGCGAGGTGGTCCATGCGGTAGAGCCCGACGGCATCCGCCTGGTGTGGATGGATCTGGACCGCGTCTTCGACATCGACAGCATGCCCATCGTGCTGGGCCGCAGCGTGCAGGCCACCTACTGCATCACCGATGGCCGGGTGTCGCGCTCGCATGCCCGCATCGACTGGCATGGCGGCAGTTTTTCCATCACCGACCTCAGCTACAACGGCACCTTCGTGCGTTTCGGCCTGGACGGCGAGATCGTCAGCCTCAAGCGCGGCAGCTGCACCCTGCACGGCAGCGGTGCCATCGGCCTGGGCAGCCCGCCGGTGGACCCGACCTCGCCGACCGTGCGCTTCGAAGTGCTGCACTTCGCCGATACCGAGCCGCTGCAGCTGGGCAGCGCCAGCAGCAAACCCGGCAGCAACGCCAGCCAACACTGA
- a CDS encoding RNA-binding S4 domain-containing protein produces MKNKGKEEHDAAETGVRLDKWLWAARFFKTRSLAAEEIGKGRVQVNEQVAKASRELKLGDLLHFRQGVVDREVRVLGLSPQRGPASQAQGMYEETPESIRRRELAAERRRLAPEPAATITQGRPTKQDRRRLSDWDRWSASADSE; encoded by the coding sequence ATGAAAAACAAGGGCAAAGAAGAGCACGACGCCGCCGAAACCGGCGTGCGCCTGGACAAATGGCTCTGGGCGGCGCGTTTCTTCAAGACCCGCTCGCTGGCCGCCGAGGAAATTGGCAAGGGCCGGGTGCAGGTGAACGAGCAGGTGGCCAAGGCTTCGCGCGAGCTCAAGCTCGGTGACCTGCTGCATTTCCGCCAGGGCGTGGTGGATCGCGAGGTGCGCGTGCTGGGCCTGAGCCCGCAGCGCGGCCCGGCCAGCCAGGCGCAGGGCATGTACGAAGAAACGCCCGAGAGCATCCGGCGCCGCGAGCTGGCGGCCGAGCGCCGCCGTCTGGCGCCCGAGCCGGCCGCCACCATCACCCAGGGCCGCCCCACCAAGCAGGACCGCCGCCGCCTCAGCGACTGGGACCGCTGGTCGGCCAGCGCTGACTCAGAATGA